Sequence from the Xenorhabdus nematophila ATCC 19061 genome:
GACAAAATGGCGTGTTTTTATTTAGATCTGATTCAATCGCTTCAATACGGATATCTAACAACCAGTGGCGGAAAAAATTATACTCATAAGTAAACTTATCGCGATTTTCAAACTGAAATGAGGCAAGCGAAATTGTCCAAGGATTATCATAGAAAACCAGTCCGCCTTCATAGCGAATACCATAGTCTTTACCGTGGATATGAAAGGTACGGAGATAGTTATTATCCCAGCCAAAAGCAAATTGCAGTAAAATATAAAAGTCGCATTGAGCTGTTTTATTTACCACCCTATTCCCCTGAATTAAATCTGGATGAATACCTTAATGGTGATTTGAAAAGTGCCCTTCGCCATTCATCGCCGGCGAGAAATCAGCAAGAATTAGAAAGTAAGGCAAAAAACCATCTCAGGAAGCTGAAAAAAAGAAATAATCATGTTGCACGTTTTTTTCTGTATCTTAAAATTTGTTATGCTGCATGACTGAAGTCGGGGTATTTTCACGCCGGATTAATAATTGAACGTAAATATTATTTAGCAAGCAATCTTACCATCTAATATATGACACGGAATACTATCAATAACAGAAATAAATAAATATTAAATTTTGATTTAATAAAATTAAAAAACATTTAATATTTAATAAATTTGACTTGTGTCTCATTAATTGACTTGATCTATTAATAAATCCCTGAATAATATTAATTCTCATTTTTGTTAATTCATTGTGTTTTTAAATTCTATTAATATTTAATAATAAAAGGATATAACAAGTGACCAATAAGATTATTCAAGGCGTCCTGCCTGTTGCCATACTTCCCTACAATAGTGATTTTTCATTGGATGAAATCGGTTTTCGGCAACAAATAGACCATATACTTGCGACAGGTTGTGACGGATTTGTCATTGGGCAAATTTCTGAAATATCACGCCTCACTGCAAAAGAACGGGTCAGGTTGGCAGAAATAATGGCCGATCAAATCGGTGATAAAGGCATATCGATCATGAGTACCGGAGGAGAAAGTACTGCTCAGGCCATTGAGTTCTCACGTCAGGCAGAACAAGTTGGGTGTGATGCTCTGTTAGTGATGCATCCTTCCATGTTTGAACTTGATGATGAACAAATGTTTGCTTATTTCGCCAGTGTTATTGAAAGCGTTAACATCCCCGTTCTTATCCACCACGCAAAATCTCTGGCGAAACGCCCACTGTCCATTGATGTTCAGGCAAAATTATTGCATACCTATGGCGCTGAAAAAGTGCAATTTAAACCAGAATCAGCCCCAACTGCGCCAAAAGTATCGTTACTGCGTGACGCTACCCAAGGGCAGGCAAGAATTTTTGAAGGTGATGGCGGTATGATGCTGGTAGATACCTATCATCGTGGTTTGGCGGGGGTCATACCGGCAACAGAAATTGCAGAGATTACGGTTGCGTTATGGCGTGCATTGCAAGCTGGCGATGATAAGACAGCCAGAGCCATTGGGTATCCACTGTCATATTTAATGTGCCATATGATGACAAGTATTGATTGTTATCTGCAAATTTCAAAATATTTCTTAAAACGCCGAGGGTTAATGAGTAATACATTAATTCGCCCCCCTGTCGATTTTAAATTAGATGCAGAAACATTACGCGAAGTTGAATTTGTTTATGACAATCTATTTGAAATTATTTCTGAGTAATCATTAATTAATACTTAATAAGTAACAAGCAAAATAATAAGGTTTATATTATGAAACGTTTTGGCTTTTCAATTGAAGTTGTAAATGACGCTGCATTAGAAATGTATAAAGAAATGCACAAGCAGGTTCCGCAAGAAATTTCGGGTGATAAAGGTGCATTAAAGAAAATAGGCTTACAGCGTATGTCAATTTATTTATTGCCAAACAATACGTTATTTATGCAAATAGAAGCGAATGATGATTTTGATCCATTACGTGATTTTACTTATGCGCTATCACTTCATCCGGTTGTGAAAGAGTGGGATGATAAAATGCACGGTAAAGATAATCCATTATTACGCCGCTCACCCAATAATAATACAGAATTAAACTGGCTTCGATTGGAGCAGGTTTACGATTGGAGTATCACGGAGATTGCTAATGTTAGCTGATACTAAAGGGCATGTATTCACGCTTCTGGATTGTACGCTGCGTGATGGAGGCTTCCAGACACAGTGGTATTTTTCAGATGAAATGGTGCGGGATTATTTTGACATTTGCCATATTACGCAAGTAGATATTGTAGAATTAGGTTATCTGAATCTGGAACTTAATTGGAACACAACAGATACGGGTCATTATAAAGCGCTACCAGAGTCTCTCAATCCTCAACAACAAAAACTGACTGAAAAGGCTGGAGATATAAAAATAGCCGTAATGATTGATGCTTGGCGCATTACTGAACTTGATGCACAAGTCGCTTGCGATATCATTTTGGCAGCCATTCATCGAGCACCATTTAATATTAATATATTGCGTATCGCCGCTCTGTTAAATCAATTTCCAGCATGTATAACGCTAGCAAAGAAACTCCACCAGCATGGTATTTCAGTGATGCTGAATATTATGCAGGCAGCAGAATTAACAGTGGCAGAATTGCGCTCCAATCTACAATTACTTGATAATGTACCAATTGCTGCGCTGTATTTTGCAGACAGTTTTGGCCGGATGAAACCAAAACAAGTTTTCCAACTTTATCACCAAATCAGCGAGTCGATTAACATACCACTCGGCTTTCATGCTCATGATAATTTTGGTCTGGCCATCGCTAATACGGATGCTGCGATACGGGGTGGTGCAACGTTCATTGATGGTACTTTTGGCGGTATTGGTCGTGGCGCAGGTAATGCTCCGACAGAAACACTATGTTTACTG
This genomic interval carries:
- a CDS encoding IS1096 element passenger TnpR family protein codes for the protein MVNKTAQCDFYILLQFAFGWDNNYLRTFHIHGKDYGIRYEGGLVFYDNPWTISLASFQFENRDKFTYEYNFFRHWLLDIRIEAIESDLNKNTPFCLSGQGMPDVTEYDETEATIKLLEAIAESDDKTTWGDIQELIDEYNRVKFNRRRLNQLLKRYDFDTPNYSQGLDWTL
- a CDS encoding dihydrodipicolinate synthase family protein, with translation MTNKIIQGVLPVAILPYNSDFSLDEIGFRQQIDHILATGCDGFVIGQISEISRLTAKERVRLAEIMADQIGDKGISIMSTGGESTAQAIEFSRQAEQVGCDALLVMHPSMFELDDEQMFAYFASVIESVNIPVLIHHAKSLAKRPLSIDVQAKLLHTYGAEKVQFKPESAPTAPKVSLLRDATQGQARIFEGDGGMMLVDTYHRGLAGVIPATEIAEITVALWRALQAGDDKTARAIGYPLSYLMCHMMTSIDCYLQISKYFLKRRGLMSNTLIRPPVDFKLDAETLREVEFVYDNLFEIISE
- a CDS encoding L-rhamnose mutarotase, which gives rise to MKRFGFSIEVVNDAALEMYKEMHKQVPQEISGDKGALKKIGLQRMSIYLLPNNTLFMQIEANDDFDPLRDFTYALSLHPVVKEWDDKMHGKDNPLLRRSPNNNTELNWLRLEQVYDWSITEIANVS
- a CDS encoding homocitrate synthase, translating into MLADTKGHVFTLLDCTLRDGGFQTQWYFSDEMVRDYFDICHITQVDIVELGYLNLELNWNTTDTGHYKALPESLNPQQQKLTEKAGDIKIAVMIDAWRITELDAQVACDIILAAIHRAPFNINILRIAALLNQFPACITLAKKLHQHGISVMLNIMQAAELTVAELRSNLQLLDNVPIAALYFADSFGRMKPKQVFQLYHQISESINIPLGFHAHDNFGLAIANTDAAIRGGATFIDGTFGGIGRGAGNAPTETLCLLRSMNGEIAQCEDFLSKHIEQLKSELQWGYSSTYRYQAKYNIHPTYAQKLFETEKLTGDDRIEILRKIALHDNPKKFDINILNLYM